In Gemmata obscuriglobus, a single genomic region encodes these proteins:
- a CDS encoding HPF/RaiA family ribosome-associated protein, with amino-acid sequence MIFQVRTDNHIRNSAAFAESIRTDVETAIGDRFGDRLRRVEVYLEDVNSDKGGIDTRCSVEVHLAGRPAVAAHDVAADVETAVDGAVERVLRVIEKQLGRQDDRAGHTSAAGDQGM; translated from the coding sequence GTGATCTTTCAAGTGCGCACCGACAACCACATCCGCAACAGCGCCGCGTTCGCCGAGTCCATCCGTACCGACGTGGAGACCGCCATCGGCGACCGCTTCGGCGACCGCCTGCGGCGGGTCGAGGTGTACCTGGAGGACGTGAACTCGGACAAGGGCGGCATCGACACCCGGTGCTCGGTCGAGGTGCATTTGGCCGGGCGCCCGGCGGTCGCGGCCCACGACGTTGCGGCGGACGTCGAGACGGCGGTGGACGGCGCGGTGGAGCGGGTGCTGCGGGTGATCGAGAAGCAACTCGGCCGGCAGGACGACCGGGCCGGACACACGTCCGCGGCGGGCGACCAGGGGATGTGA
- a CDS encoding SDR family oxidoreductase, translating into MPQDPRERGPKAPQPSQQQDPPGLESEMDPKPDYGEKTYKGSGKLKGRAALITGGDSGIGRAVALAFAREGADVLVSYLSEESDAKETARVVEAAGRKCVTVAGDITNEAHCKALVERAVKEFGKIDVLVNNAAHQMARESIDEISTAEFDRTMKTNLYAMFWLCREALPYMSAGATVINTSSIQADSPSPQLLPYAATKAAIQNFTGGLAQMLGKKGIRVNCVAPGPIWTPLIPATMPPEKVKNFGKDMALGRPGQPAELAPVFVLLASDESSYMAGATVAVTGGKPLI; encoded by the coding sequence ATGCCCCAAGACCCCCGCGAGCGCGGCCCGAAGGCCCCGCAACCGTCCCAGCAGCAAGACCCGCCCGGCCTGGAGTCCGAAATGGACCCGAAGCCGGACTACGGCGAAAAGACCTACAAGGGTTCCGGGAAGCTCAAAGGGCGAGCCGCACTCATCACCGGCGGAGACAGCGGGATCGGGCGGGCCGTGGCGCTCGCCTTCGCCCGCGAGGGCGCGGACGTGCTCGTCTCGTATTTGAGCGAGGAGTCCGACGCCAAGGAGACCGCCCGCGTCGTGGAGGCGGCCGGCCGGAAGTGCGTCACGGTCGCCGGCGACATCACCAACGAGGCCCACTGCAAGGCGCTGGTGGAGCGGGCGGTCAAAGAGTTCGGGAAGATCGACGTACTGGTCAACAACGCGGCCCACCAGATGGCCCGCGAGTCGATCGACGAGATCTCGACGGCCGAGTTCGACCGGACCATGAAGACCAACCTGTACGCCATGTTCTGGCTGTGCCGGGAGGCCCTGCCGTACATGTCCGCGGGGGCGACCGTGATCAACACGTCGTCCATCCAGGCGGACAGCCCGAGCCCCCAGCTCCTGCCCTACGCGGCGACCAAGGCGGCGATCCAGAACTTCACCGGCGGACTGGCCCAGATGCTCGGGAAGAAGGGCATCCGGGTCAACTGCGTCGCCCCCGGGCCGATCTGGACCCCACTCATCCCGGCCACCATGCCGCCCGAAAAGGTGAAGAACTTCGGCAAGGACATGGCCCTGGGGCGGCCCGGACAGCCGGCCGAGCTGGCCCCCGTGTTCGTGCTGCTCGCTTCCGACGAGTCGAGCTACATGGCCGGCGCCACGGTCGCGGTGACCGGCGGCAAGCCGCTCATCTGA
- a CDS encoding sensor histidine kinase: protein MRLSLRYRLLLPLALLLVGDAAATAWAAAHAARHAERQLAQQQWAIVRTLDEPRSTFPLTRPVLEQMRGFSGAHFMFVPAGELPRETVSTFGEPQPPPTGVPRAVPATAADGPQLGPSVVVAGEEYRCLRVALREQPQPRRGDLYIFFPESLRRSAVADAVRPLVFLGGAGVVAVVLAFAFGSRLVRRVRALGARTRPIAAGDFRPVPLSGPDDELRDLGAAVNEMARRLAAFQEEFQRTERLQVLGQFSGGLAHQLRNAAAGAKLAVELFLAENPGADPEPLRVALRQLARIESNLRQFLALGKPPQAERKACDLGELIGQSVSLLKPQCQHAGTTIEWEPAAEPVVVTGDPTQLAHLFGNVIGNAVEAAGPGGAVRVRLTRASGAARVEVSDTGPGPPPAIAEKLFDPFVTGKEQGIGLGLAVAKQSADAHGGRVAWARAGDRTVFTIELPG, encoded by the coding sequence ATGCGCCTGTCGCTCCGCTACCGGCTGCTGCTCCCCCTGGCGCTGCTCCTCGTCGGGGACGCGGCGGCGACCGCGTGGGCGGCGGCGCACGCGGCCCGGCACGCCGAGCGGCAGCTCGCGCAGCAGCAGTGGGCCATCGTCCGCACCCTCGACGAGCCCCGCAGCACGTTCCCCCTCACCCGGCCCGTGCTGGAGCAGATGCGCGGGTTCTCCGGGGCGCACTTCATGTTCGTCCCGGCCGGCGAGCTGCCGCGCGAAACGGTTTCCACGTTCGGCGAGCCGCAACCGCCCCCGACGGGCGTCCCCCGGGCGGTCCCCGCGACCGCCGCGGACGGCCCGCAGCTCGGGCCGTCCGTGGTGGTCGCGGGGGAGGAGTACCGGTGCCTGCGGGTCGCGCTGCGCGAGCAGCCCCAGCCCCGGCGCGGGGACCTCTATATTTTTTTCCCCGAATCGTTGCGCCGCTCCGCGGTCGCCGACGCCGTCCGCCCGCTGGTGTTCCTGGGCGGCGCGGGGGTGGTCGCGGTGGTGCTCGCGTTCGCGTTCGGGTCGCGCCTGGTGCGCCGGGTCCGCGCCCTCGGCGCCCGCACCCGGCCCATCGCGGCGGGCGACTTCCGCCCGGTGCCTCTGAGCGGCCCCGACGACGAGCTGCGCGACCTCGGCGCCGCCGTCAACGAGATGGCCCGGCGCCTGGCGGCCTTTCAGGAGGAGTTCCAGCGCACCGAGCGGCTCCAGGTGCTGGGCCAGTTCTCGGGGGGGCTCGCGCACCAGCTCCGCAACGCCGCGGCGGGCGCGAAGCTCGCGGTGGAGCTGTTCCTCGCGGAGAACCCCGGCGCCGACCCCGAGCCCCTCCGGGTGGCCCTCCGGCAACTGGCCCGCATCGAATCGAACCTGCGCCAGTTCCTCGCGCTCGGGAAGCCGCCCCAAGCGGAACGCAAGGCGTGCGACCTCGGGGAACTCATCGGCCAGTCCGTGAGCCTGCTGAAGCCCCAGTGCCAGCACGCGGGCACGACCATCGAGTGGGAGCCGGCCGCCGAGCCGGTGGTCGTGACGGGCGACCCGACGCAGCTCGCGCACCTGTTCGGGAACGTCATCGGGAACGCGGTCGAGGCCGCCGGCCCCGGCGGGGCGGTGCGCGTCCGACTGACCCGCGCGTCCGGCGCGGCGCGCGTCGAGGTGAGCGACACGGGACCGGGGCCGCCCCCGGCGATTGCGGAGAAGCTGTTCGACCCGTTCGTGACCGGCAAGGAGCAGGGCATCGGCCTGGGGCTGGCGGTGGCGAAGCAGTCCGCCGACGCGCACGGCGGGCGCGTTGCGTGGGCGCGGGCGGGCGACCGCACCGTGTTCACGATCGAGTTGCCGGGATAG